A region from the Brassica napus cultivar Da-Ae chromosome C8, Da-Ae, whole genome shotgun sequence genome encodes:
- the LOC106405121 gene encoding methionine--tRNA ligase, cytoplasmic-like gives MQNRMVCVLCNLKPAKMRDVMSQGMVLAASSSDGSKVELVEPPESAEIGERVRFQGFEGEPDVVLNPTKKVWETLVVDLHTDENLVACYKDLPFTTDAGVCKVSSISNGTIR, from the exons ATGCAG AACCGTATGGTTTGTGTTCTTTGCAACTTGAAACCGGCGAAAATGAGGGATGTTATGTCACAAGGAATGGTTCTTGCCGCTTCCAGTAGTGACGGCAGCAAG GTGGAGTTAGTCGAGCCCCCTGAATCGGCTGAGATTGGAGAGCGAGTTAGATTTCAAGGGTTTGAAGGCGAGCCAGACGTTGTCTTAAATCCGACGAAGAAAGTATGGGAGACTCTTGTGGTGGATCTGCACACAGATGAGAATCTAGTTGCTTGCTACAAAGATTTACCCTTCACTACAGATGCAGGTGTATGCAAGGTTTCCTCCATCAGCAATGGCACGATCCGGTAG